A window of Gemmatimonadales bacterium genomic DNA:
TGTACGGCGCGGCCGCCGTGCGGCGGACCGCGACGCCGTCGATGAGCGAGTAGCACGATACGCACAGCGCCACGCCGAACGCGGCCGCGACGCCGCGGCCCCGGAACGCGGACCCGCCCCACCGCCACCACGCGGCCCCGCCGCCGACCGGCACGAGGCCCAGCACCACCAGCCCCAGGCCTGCGAGCCCGGCCGGCGAGGGATGCTCGCCCAGCGCCAGCGCCGCCCACACCGCGAGCAGGACCGGCGCCGCGCCGCGCGCCAGCGGGTAGACCTGCGAGAAGTCCGCCTCGCCGTACGCGTAGGCGAGCAGGAGGTAGTACGCGCACTCCACCAGGCCGCTCGCCGCGACGAACGGCCAGATCGGCCGCGGCACCGGAGCGGCGAGAAGCACCGGCAGGTAGAGCAGGCCGCCCGCGAGCACCGCGAGCCAGGTGAACAGCAGGCGGTTGGCGGCGCCCTTGATCAGCAGGTTCCACGCGGCGTGCAGCACGCCCGCCGCGAGCAGGAGGCCCAGCGCGAACCCGCTCATCCGCGCGGGCGCCGCCCCGCGGCCGCCCGTGCCAGCCCGCCCTCGAGGCCTGCGTGAA
This region includes:
- a CDS encoding EamA family transporter; protein product: MSGFALGLLLAAGVLHAAWNLLIKGAANRLLFTWLAVLAGGLLYLPVLLAAPVPRPIWPFVAASGLVECAYYLLLAYAYGEADFSQVYPLARGAAPVLLAVWAALALGEHPSPAGLAGLGLVVLGLVPVGGGAAWWRWGGSAFRGRGVAAAFGVALCVSCYSLIDGVAVRRTAAAPYTAAITLASVVPLAPPLVMRYGVRAILAEVRAGALRIALAGALMMVAYTSVLAAYAVTPLAYAGAVREVGVVIAALAGWLWLGESFGPRRVAGAVAVFAGILVLAFMT